A single genomic interval of Stieleria maiorica harbors:
- a CDS encoding DUF1559 domain-containing protein, giving the protein MKHTPRRGFTLVELLVVIAIIGILVGLLLPAVQAAREAARRMSCSNNFKQIGLAVHNYHSAYKQLPTHGTGTYHRRDAGNNDPVVGNNGMNLSFLVGITPFIEQQAAWDQISNPFLPTQGTAINGTDAFPPMGPNPHKGLSSHLLHQYDPWLMEIPGFRCPSDPGVGLPAHGRTNYAASLGDAIHHTWVGDRYWAATVNGSPGWWNITAPNTGLAQRKQESSRGFFVARNQSRFRDVLDGLSNTIMAGEIPTDLGDSDVRTRAYINAGRNGGVYDDPAIAITNGWKDDDRPTTWDLTLTSLQGNGEGMRGFRWAAHAGVYTSICTILPPNRELVMSNGITSGGTLAPGSRHQGGAHVLLGDGSVTFITDSIEAGDSHTPTVYTNVGGTSSAAINPKIVPGCQSPYGLWGALGTRGARETIEAQLNQ; this is encoded by the coding sequence TCCAAGCAGCCCGTGAAGCGGCGCGGCGGATGAGTTGCAGCAACAACTTCAAACAAATCGGCTTGGCCGTGCACAACTATCACTCGGCCTACAAGCAACTTCCCACGCACGGGACCGGGACGTATCACCGTCGCGACGCCGGCAACAACGATCCGGTCGTCGGCAACAACGGGATGAACCTCAGCTTCCTCGTCGGAATCACTCCCTTCATCGAACAACAAGCCGCCTGGGACCAGATCTCCAATCCCTTCCTGCCGACCCAAGGCACGGCGATCAACGGCACCGATGCCTTCCCGCCGATGGGCCCCAACCCCCACAAAGGCCTGTCCAGCCACCTGCTGCACCAATACGACCCGTGGCTGATGGAGATCCCCGGATTCCGCTGCCCCAGTGACCCCGGCGTCGGGTTGCCCGCGCACGGACGAACCAACTACGCGGCCAGCCTGGGCGACGCGATCCACCACACCTGGGTCGGTGACCGCTACTGGGCGGCGACCGTCAACGGCAGTCCCGGATGGTGGAACATCACCGCACCCAATACCGGTCTGGCCCAACGCAAACAGGAATCCAGTCGCGGCTTCTTTGTCGCCCGCAACCAGTCCCGTTTCCGCGACGTGCTCGATGGGCTGTCCAATACCATCATGGCCGGCGAAATCCCGACCGACTTGGGCGACTCGGATGTCCGCACCCGCGCCTACATCAATGCCGGACGCAACGGCGGCGTGTACGACGATCCCGCCATCGCCATCACCAACGGCTGGAAAGACGATGACCGCCCCACCACCTGGGACCTGACGTTGACCAGTTTGCAGGGCAACGGCGAAGGCATGCGGGGATTCCGCTGGGCCGCCCACGCCGGTGTCTACACCTCGATCTGCACGATCCTGCCGCCGAACCGCGAACTGGTGATGAGCAACGGCATCACGTCCGGCGGAACCCTGGCCCCGGGAAGCCGACACCAAGGCGGCGCCCACGTGCTGCTGGGCGACGGTTCGGTGACCTTCATCACCGATTCGATCGAAGCCGGTGACAGCCACACGCCCACCGTCTACACCAACGTCGGCGGCACCAGCAGTGCCGCGATCAATCCCAAGATCGTCCCCGGTTGCCAAAGCCCCTACGGGTTGTGGGGCGCGCTGGGAACGCGCGGTGCTCGCGAAACCATCGAAGCCCAACTCAACCAGTGA
- a CDS encoding sulfatase family protein encodes MNNRLFLLASAVLLALTAIVAEAPSADPPPPNIVFLFADDLGYGDLGCYGHPYARTPAIDQLAKEGTRFTQFYVTGVTCNPSRTGLMTGLFPARFPKYAADFGFGDRVTITELLKNRDYRTGHFGKWHIGPDDSDGTYGIDTVKTIGKSRDRSAGRDDDLYSAAIDFIKANKEGPFYVNVWGHATHFPVDTPDELADRFDDVTVNREDFSPTMQHKFDECLKIGGDLDQSMRQYLGDVYQIDLNVGRVLKVLDELGLRDNTIVVFSSDHGPAPVILGKKGARKFSNNMLGYAEKFRGGKHDQYEGGTRVPFIIRWPDKVKAGRVDTINVCSFVDWLPTLCSIAGIEELPKQLDGEDVSDIWHGADRQRTKPLFWKSSASGSTPAMRVGDWKLHLPRKQRGDPELYDLSIDPSESNNLAATHPEVAARLGKSLRAWVAELPEHYEKANEQ; translated from the coding sequence ATGAACAACCGATTGTTTTTATTGGCATCAGCAGTGTTGCTTGCGCTAACGGCCATCGTCGCGGAGGCTCCGTCAGCGGATCCGCCGCCGCCCAACATCGTCTTCCTCTTTGCAGACGACCTTGGCTACGGCGATCTTGGGTGCTACGGGCATCCTTATGCTCGCACGCCGGCGATCGACCAGCTGGCCAAAGAAGGGACGCGTTTCACTCAGTTCTATGTGACCGGAGTGACGTGCAATCCCAGCCGCACGGGACTGATGACCGGGTTGTTCCCGGCTCGATTTCCGAAGTACGCAGCCGACTTTGGATTCGGGGACCGCGTGACCATCACCGAATTGCTGAAGAATCGAGACTACCGAACCGGTCACTTCGGCAAGTGGCACATCGGCCCGGATGACAGTGACGGCACCTATGGAATCGATACGGTCAAGACGATCGGCAAGAGTCGCGACAGATCAGCCGGGCGAGACGACGACCTGTACTCTGCCGCGATCGACTTCATCAAAGCAAACAAGGAGGGGCCGTTTTACGTCAACGTCTGGGGGCATGCCACGCACTTTCCCGTGGACACCCCCGACGAACTGGCCGACCGGTTCGACGACGTGACAGTCAACCGGGAAGACTTCTCGCCGACCATGCAGCACAAATTCGATGAGTGCTTGAAGATCGGCGGCGATCTTGATCAGTCGATGCGTCAGTACCTCGGCGACGTCTACCAGATTGACCTGAACGTCGGCCGAGTCTTGAAGGTCCTCGACGAATTGGGGCTCCGAGACAACACCATCGTGGTGTTCTCCAGCGACCACGGACCGGCTCCGGTAATTCTCGGAAAGAAGGGAGCGAGGAAATTCTCGAACAACATGCTCGGCTACGCGGAAAAGTTTCGCGGAGGCAAGCATGATCAGTACGAGGGTGGCACGCGAGTCCCGTTCATCATCCGCTGGCCCGACAAGGTGAAAGCCGGGCGAGTCGACACGATAAACGTCTGCTCCTTCGTCGACTGGCTGCCCACGCTCTGCTCGATCGCCGGGATCGAGGAACTGCCGAAACAACTTGACGGGGAGGACGTTTCCGACATCTGGCATGGTGCCGATCGCCAGCGCACGAAGCCGTTGTTCTGGAAATCCAGCGCTTCTGGCAGCACGCCTGCGATGCGGGTCGGGGATTGGAAGCTGCACCTGCCTCGCAAACAGCGTGGCGATCCGGAACTCTATGACCTTTCAATCGATCCGAGTGAGAGCAACAACCTCGCGGCGACTCATCCGGAAGTCGCCGCCCGCCTCGGGAAGTCACTAAGAGCGTGGGTTGCCGAACTGCCAGAGCATTATGAAAAGGCAAACGAACAATGA
- a CDS encoding alpha/beta hydrolase produces the protein MRSLLVLFSLCFLHVVQATAQDDSDSQRPRRDRPRGGFGGRIELGPEDKQIYPDPPDSIVEKRDDIPRGKLEMIDYQSKTVGTTRKMNVYTPPGYSDEQKYPVLYLLHGIGGDETEWQRFANPDTLLDNLIADEKAVPMIVVMPNGRAQKNDRAEGNVFQSAPAFAVFEKDLFDDVIPTIESRYSVATDRQHRALAGLSMGGGQSLNFGLTHLDKFAWVGGFSSAPNTKAPEELIPDPETTKRQLDLLYLSCGNKDGLIRISQRLQRYLKENGVPHVWNVDSHGHDPPHWRNNLYHFVQMVFQEDSGKPAAAKETASESQE, from the coding sequence ATGAGAAGTCTCCTGGTCTTGTTTTCGCTGTGTTTCTTGCACGTGGTTCAGGCAACCGCACAAGACGACTCTGATTCTCAGCGGCCCCGCCGTGATCGACCTCGTGGCGGCTTCGGCGGAAGGATTGAACTCGGTCCCGAGGACAAGCAAATCTATCCGGACCCACCGGACAGCATTGTCGAAAAACGCGATGACATTCCGCGCGGCAAACTCGAAATGATCGACTATCAGTCAAAGACGGTCGGCACGACGCGGAAGATGAATGTCTACACACCGCCGGGGTATTCAGACGAACAGAAGTACCCGGTCCTTTATCTGTTGCACGGGATCGGAGGTGACGAAACCGAATGGCAGCGATTCGCGAATCCCGACACGCTGCTGGACAACCTGATCGCCGATGAAAAAGCGGTCCCCATGATCGTGGTCATGCCAAACGGACGCGCCCAGAAAAACGATCGAGCAGAAGGCAACGTGTTCCAGTCCGCGCCCGCATTTGCTGTGTTCGAAAAAGACCTGTTCGATGACGTGATCCCCACCATCGAATCTCGCTACTCCGTTGCAACGGACCGACAACATCGGGCGCTCGCGGGGCTGTCGATGGGGGGCGGGCAATCGCTGAACTTTGGACTGACGCATCTGGACAAATTTGCCTGGGTCGGAGGATTCTCGTCGGCGCCGAATACGAAAGCCCCCGAGGAATTGATTCCGGATCCCGAGACAACAAAAAGGCAGCTTGACTTGCTCTACCTATCCTGCGGTAACAAAGACGGATTGATCCGGATCAGCCAACGGTTGCAACGGTACTTGAAAGAGAACGGCGTCCCACATGTTTGGAACGTCGATTCCCATGGCCACGATCCGCCCCACTGGCGAAACAACTTGTACCACTTCGTTCAAATGGTCTTCCAAGAGGATTCAGGGAAACCGGCAGCGGCAAAAGAAACAGCGAGTGAATCGCAGGAATAA
- a CDS encoding sulfatase-like hydrolase/transferase: protein MSQFNQAVRWTIRLPVLHPKVTNKTVATVARRWTARRSHRVATVVTYISIGCCLFLTSAFNATLANDRKPNVIVIMADDIGAEGLACYGSAIYTTPHLDRMAAEGVRFNNAYATPLCTPTRVMIMSGLYPNRTGYRALIGKGKGVRLVPEVRTFAHDFREAGYATAIAGKWQLGKFDEYPDQPVEHGFDEYCMWTWFYKGKKSSRYYGPQIYRDGKVTNGDADDFGPDDYRDFVLDFIDRKQDQPFLVYFPMALVHSPFINPPGLRKRAESRFTNNLDKQTRAFGHMITYMDQVVGDIMAKLKEHGLEKNTLVLFTGDNGTHKSITSKLPGMELKGGKGSMTEAGSRVPLLAWWPGHVKTAVRDEFFCLVDVLPTIQSIAGIELNRKVDGIDLSHLLIGGEGTKRDHVLINYGRGFFVRKKRFRLNQDGKLYDIPITSDASRYSEAVTTDPAHAADRDRLQRILDDFMAINPEYGKDSSNDTMKNKRDRKQR from the coding sequence ATGAGCCAATTCAATCAGGCGGTACGATGGACGATCCGACTGCCCGTTCTCCACCCCAAGGTAACAAACAAAACTGTAGCTACCGTCGCCAGACGGTGGACTGCCCGTCGAAGCCACCGCGTGGCGACGGTAGTTACATACATATCAATAGGCTGCTGCCTTTTTCTGACATCTGCGTTCAATGCAACGCTGGCAAACGATCGAAAGCCCAACGTCATTGTCATCATGGCCGACGATATCGGCGCTGAGGGGCTCGCCTGTTACGGCAGCGCGATCTACACGACTCCGCACCTGGACCGGATGGCTGCCGAAGGGGTTCGCTTTAACAACGCGTATGCAACGCCGCTTTGCACTCCTACACGTGTGATGATCATGAGCGGCCTGTATCCCAACCGGACCGGCTATCGAGCCCTGATCGGAAAAGGCAAAGGAGTCCGACTGGTGCCCGAAGTTCGCACCTTCGCGCATGATTTCCGCGAGGCCGGCTACGCCACAGCTATCGCGGGAAAGTGGCAGCTCGGGAAGTTTGACGAATACCCGGATCAGCCCGTCGAACACGGGTTTGACGAGTACTGCATGTGGACTTGGTTTTACAAGGGTAAGAAATCGAGTCGCTACTACGGACCACAGATCTATCGAGACGGCAAGGTCACCAACGGCGACGCCGATGATTTCGGGCCGGATGACTACCGTGACTTTGTGCTCGATTTCATCGATCGCAAGCAGGACCAGCCATTTCTCGTCTATTTCCCAATGGCTCTGGTGCACTCGCCGTTTATCAACCCGCCGGGTTTACGGAAACGAGCCGAAAGCAGATTCACTAACAATCTCGACAAGCAAACCCGCGCTTTCGGCCACATGATCACCTACATGGATCAGGTCGTCGGCGACATCATGGCCAAGCTCAAAGAGCACGGTCTGGAAAAGAATACGCTGGTGCTGTTTACAGGAGACAACGGGACTCATAAGAGCATCACCAGCAAGCTGCCCGGCATGGAACTCAAAGGCGGCAAGGGCTCGATGACCGAAGCCGGCAGCCGAGTCCCCTTGCTGGCGTGGTGGCCCGGTCACGTAAAGACGGCCGTTCGTGACGAATTCTTCTGCCTTGTCGATGTCCTTCCCACGATCCAGTCCATTGCCGGCATCGAGCTGAACCGCAAGGTCGACGGCATTGATCTTTCTCATCTCCTCATAGGCGGCGAAGGAACGAAACGCGATCACGTACTGATCAACTACGGCCGCGGCTTCTTCGTCCGGAAGAAACGCTTCCGTCTGAATCAGGACGGCAAACTGTACGACATCCCGATCACTTCAGACGCATCTCGATACAGTGAGGCCGTCACCACCGACCCGGCTCACGCCGCCGATCGGGATCGCCTTCAAAGGATTCTCGATGACTTCATGGCCATCAATCCCGAATACGGCAAGGACTCCTCGAATGACACCATGAAGAACAAACGTGACAGAAAGCAACGATAG
- a CDS encoding sulfatase-like hydrolase/transferase, protein MTFAFLVAAGFGGPILGRCAAIADAAERPNIVVILADDMGYGDMGCMGSQTLRTPNLDRLADAGALCTQAYVASPVCSPSRAGLMTGRDPRRFGYEDNLNAAASNYATRPELLGLPPREKTLGDHLRAAGYATALIGKWHLGTGDGFHPNDRGFDHFCGMLTGSHHYFPATMKHAIERNGKRVESFSSDYLTDFFTDEGLRFIDKQQRSAPEKPWFVFFSYNAPHTPLQAKREDLQRFAHLPDRKRQIYAAMMFALDRGVGRIRDQLEQTGQWDNTLLVFFSDNGGATNNASWNGPLRGVKGCLREGGIRVPMIWTWPAKIPAGSRCDTVVSALDLLPTFMAATASKALPLGEPMPHEDARNRKRMIALAGTHDGINVLPQLTDEDQRPSRRLYWRLQGQAAVLDGADKLVRPSHRPAELFRVASDVGEMNDLSRRETARTDQLFRLLGKWEASLPTVPLWGSSPYWSGDTAEHYDAWPPREEPFR, encoded by the coding sequence GTGACATTCGCTTTCCTGGTGGCAGCCGGCTTCGGGGGACCAATCCTGGGGAGGTGTGCCGCAATCGCTGATGCCGCTGAGCGTCCCAACATCGTCGTGATCCTGGCCGATGACATGGGGTACGGGGACATGGGTTGCATGGGTAGCCAAACGCTTCGGACTCCGAATCTGGATCGGTTGGCCGACGCCGGGGCATTGTGCACGCAAGCGTATGTGGCGAGTCCGGTTTGCTCGCCGTCGCGGGCCGGGTTGATGACCGGTCGCGATCCGCGACGCTTCGGGTACGAAGACAATTTGAATGCCGCCGCGTCGAACTATGCGACGCGGCCGGAGTTGCTGGGATTACCGCCGCGTGAAAAAACGCTCGGAGACCATCTGCGTGCCGCCGGCTATGCCACCGCGCTGATCGGCAAGTGGCACCTGGGCACCGGCGACGGGTTCCATCCCAACGATCGTGGTTTCGATCACTTTTGTGGCATGCTGACCGGCAGCCACCACTACTTTCCCGCGACAATGAAGCACGCCATCGAACGCAATGGCAAGCGTGTCGAATCGTTCTCAAGCGACTACCTGACGGACTTTTTCACCGACGAGGGGCTGCGGTTCATTGATAAACAACAACGCTCGGCGCCGGAGAAGCCGTGGTTCGTGTTTTTCTCGTACAACGCGCCGCACACGCCGTTGCAGGCGAAGCGGGAGGATCTGCAGCGATTTGCGCATCTACCCGACAGGAAGCGGCAAATCTATGCCGCAATGATGTTCGCACTCGATCGCGGTGTCGGCCGGATCCGTGACCAGTTGGAACAAACCGGCCAGTGGGACAACACGTTGCTGGTGTTTTTTTCGGACAACGGTGGTGCGACCAATAACGCCAGCTGGAACGGTCCCCTGCGTGGGGTGAAGGGCTGTTTGCGTGAAGGCGGCATCCGCGTGCCGATGATCTGGACGTGGCCCGCTAAGATCCCCGCAGGATCGCGCTGTGATACCGTCGTCAGCGCGTTGGATTTGTTGCCCACGTTCATGGCGGCGACCGCTTCGAAGGCGTTGCCACTGGGCGAACCGATGCCCCATGAGGATGCGCGGAACCGCAAACGCATGATCGCCCTGGCGGGAACCCATGATGGGATCAACGTCTTGCCTCAGTTGACCGATGAGGACCAACGGCCATCGCGGCGTTTGTATTGGCGATTGCAGGGTCAGGCGGCGGTGCTCGACGGTGCGGACAAACTGGTCCGACCCTCGCATCGCCCGGCAGAATTGTTTCGCGTTGCCAGTGACGTGGGGGAAATGAATGATTTGTCGCGTCGCGAAACGGCGCGGACCGATCAGCTGTTTCGACTGCTAGGAAAATGGGAGGCGTCGCTTCCGACCGTGCCGCTGTGGGGATCGTCACCGTATTGGTCGGGCGACACGGCGGAGCATTACGACGCCTGGCCACCGCGGGAGGAACCATTTCGGTAG
- a CDS encoding alpha/beta hydrolase, with protein MRSTEIIKPSSVHRYVLFLGCCLVMTTAAFQSHAQRPSPSQWKWVDKNIAEGCQHATLFSESMQREIGYSIYLPPSYNSSPDARYPVVYYLHGASGSESSSREFAWAVRKGIADGVIGEAIYVFPNGGHYSGYRDWEDDSVKAETWIIRELIPHIDATYRTLATRDKRALCGWSMGGGGSLRFLTKYPDMFSAAATLSAALNMRGGDPEDSATAHAEKNASKLRGRTGIWMAVGEEDRLKAGNESFSKRLTELQIDHSLTIHPATGHNLGEMSANFHRDIVLMLDRRLNGVTDSDDEPSDAIRIIRDQPYKSGENLSDYERERCKLDWYLPSDGAGFPTLVWFHGGGLQNGHKGDDIAVAVCERFAAEGIAVASVNYRLSPKVKYPGYTEDAAAAVAFVRNTVAQHGGSPDAVFVSGHSAGGYLTSMVGMRAELLAEHGLKRTDIAGYIPVAGQMVTHSTVRGERNIPRTRPVIDEAAPAYHATAETSPFLCFAGDNDLPARSEENRYFAAAMKAAGHKNIQFIEVAGRDHGTIASRMGESDDAVAHAILQFIRQHRHPATASD; from the coding sequence ATGCGAAGCACCGAAATCATTAAACCGTCATCCGTCCACCGCTATGTTTTGTTCCTGGGCTGCTGCCTCGTCATGACGACGGCGGCATTCCAATCACACGCCCAACGTCCATCGCCGAGCCAGTGGAAGTGGGTCGACAAAAACATCGCCGAAGGCTGTCAGCATGCGACATTGTTCAGCGAATCGATGCAGCGTGAGATCGGGTACAGCATCTACCTGCCACCGAGCTATAACAGTTCACCCGACGCGCGGTACCCCGTCGTGTATTACCTGCACGGGGCAAGCGGCAGCGAATCGTCGTCACGCGAATTCGCCTGGGCCGTCCGCAAAGGCATTGCCGATGGCGTGATCGGCGAGGCGATTTACGTTTTCCCCAACGGCGGTCACTACAGCGGCTATCGCGACTGGGAAGACGACAGCGTGAAAGCCGAAACCTGGATCATCCGCGAGTTGATTCCGCACATCGACGCCACCTATCGAACGCTCGCGACGCGCGACAAGCGGGCACTTTGTGGATGGTCGATGGGCGGTGGCGGCTCGTTACGGTTTTTGACGAAATACCCTGACATGTTCAGCGCGGCCGCGACGCTCAGTGCGGCCCTCAATATGCGCGGCGGCGATCCCGAGGATTCCGCGACCGCCCATGCCGAAAAGAACGCGAGCAAGTTGCGTGGCCGGACGGGAATCTGGATGGCGGTCGGAGAGGAGGATCGGCTGAAGGCCGGCAACGAGTCGTTTTCGAAACGGCTGACGGAGCTGCAAATCGATCACTCGCTGACGATTCATCCCGCGACCGGTCACAACCTTGGAGAGATGTCGGCGAACTTTCACCGCGACATCGTGTTGATGCTCGACCGTCGCTTGAACGGAGTGACGGATTCGGATGATGAACCAAGTGACGCAATTCGAATCATCCGCGACCAGCCGTACAAGAGCGGCGAAAACCTGAGCGACTACGAACGAGAACGCTGCAAGCTGGACTGGTACCTGCCGAGTGATGGAGCGGGTTTCCCGACGCTGGTTTGGTTTCATGGAGGCGGCTTGCAGAATGGGCACAAGGGCGACGACATCGCCGTCGCGGTTTGCGAGCGGTTTGCCGCTGAAGGCATCGCCGTTGCATCGGTCAACTATCGTTTGTCACCGAAGGTCAAGTATCCCGGCTACACTGAAGACGCGGCCGCGGCGGTCGCATTCGTTCGCAACACGGTCGCGCAGCACGGGGGATCACCCGATGCGGTCTTCGTGTCGGGGCATTCGGCCGGAGGTTACTTGACGTCGATGGTCGGCATGCGCGCGGAATTGTTGGCCGAACACGGGCTGAAGCGAACGGACATCGCGGGCTACATTCCGGTTGCCGGACAGATGGTGACGCATTCGACGGTTCGAGGTGAACGCAACATTCCGCGGACCCGGCCGGTGATCGACGAAGCCGCCCCCGCCTACCATGCGACCGCCGAGACGTCGCCGTTCCTGTGTTTCGCCGGCGACAACGATCTGCCGGCGCGGAGCGAAGAGAACCGTTACTTTGCTGCCGCAATGAAAGCGGCCGGACACAAAAACATCCAGTTCATCGAAGTCGCCGGCCGCGATCACGGCACCATCGCAAGCCGCATGGGCGAATCCGACGACGCCGTCGCCCACGCGATCCTGCAATTCATCCGCCAGCATCGTCACCCCGCCACCGCAAGCGATTGA